The following coding sequences are from one Carcharodon carcharias isolate sCarCar2 chromosome 13, sCarCar2.pri, whole genome shotgun sequence window:
- the iscu gene encoding iron-sulfur cluster assembly enzyme ISCU, mitochondrial, giving the protein MAVVGWRSRSLLRLVVQARAPLAAAYHEKVVDHYENPRNVGSLDKNSKNVGTGLVGAPACGDVMKLQIEVDSNGKIVDARFKTFGCGSAIASSSLATEWVKGKTVDEALTIKNTDIAKELCLPPVKLHCSMLAEDAIKAALADYKVKQQKK; this is encoded by the exons ATGGCGGTAGTTGGCTGGCGTTCGCGCTCTCTCCTGCGGCTTGTAGTCCAGGCTCGGGCACCGCTCGCTGCTGCTTACCACGAGAAG GTAGTGGACCACTATGAGAATCCCAGAAACGTTGGATCCTTGGATAAGAATTCAAAGAATGTTGGAACAGGCCTGGTTGGTGCACCAGCTTGTGGTGATGTCATGAAACTACAG ATTGAAGTGGACAGTAATGGGAAAATTGTTGATGCAAGATTTAAAACATTTGGTTGTGGATCTGCAATTGCTTCTAGCTCACTGGCTACAGAATGGGTCAAAGGGAAAACG GTTGATGAAGCCTTGACGATTAAGAATACAGACATTGCTAAAGAACTCTGTCTTCCTCCAGTCAAACTGCACTGCTCAA TGCTAGCAGAAGATGCAATCAAAGCTGCTCTGGCTGACTACAAAGTGAAACAACAGAAGAAATAA